From the Toxoplasma gondii ME49 chromosome VIIa, whole genome shotgun sequence genome, one window contains:
- a CDS encoding hypothetical protein (encoded by transcript TGME49_204290~Signal peptide predicted by SignalP 2.0 HMM (probability 0.937) with cleavage site probability 0.619 at residue 45~Predicted trans-membrane domain (TMHMM2.0):20-43), translated as MSENDSASGARRSPPRPRLPLRLSALLLLGFSCFLCLSSVSRASGSEAEFSARGSEGYTDSLAYAERLSLKAREKKASSPTKLGHSVAESESAAGRGKHPRRDKHREQAGAAADEKERPSTARQQREEEAEDTEAELAEDVGAADAEQKRANAEDEVRVEDLDGPSPPMTRDYVPRISNPFFGQYSRITKGKHLIYPSGLPYVYDAVTPPSSSSASASAPASSAQGATGRCAFFLYVHPLYPTYTNSGDPTRVPGPNGGAYESASTLWYWQLRELKRRGEHDAVVLFFPHFHPRMLSVGRRVKARSERASAKMSTAQGVRQHAGWLASQTRAVLQWLVEATPDDGEERRRPELRGPASTESVGDLPQKTEVQPGDEEVADEDDDAGGLLRAAGLLDLQAKCRDWELFFLGWGTGGLSLRAMLSLGLLLWTNKEEWLEEVLRLHAFFDRWGATRERESESSEDEAAELPNSSRRDPPLHAAFPSTKSRTLGSRPEPDASKGESEARRGSSQESQPLAADPGAEASASTAGTPDAASFEGPPAREVRVHLRTASFIGVPHGGVGSRVGKNVGIEKLGWTKWVFSFVPQGLLRLLGNTTYRQELLHVDPDRVLCSLAQEEKQNYSFAAREGSLLSYFDTVLFYGFLNTKFDFPTLSQLGLSEELLLTSEAAELLQHNLAAQSRFFFVDMRQTTLNKVDVMTSPRFAPLILDRTACGTLSPRNVYSFVLRVLEVVNGRQTPRRFLPRRYVALKGSNFYDTPDDASSWTRLLRHKRKHENAAAARFVYLHQAVRMMQHADAQDFPFDDDRHDAIAGAWFYRRA; from the exons ATGTCGGAAAACGACTCAGCCTCAGGCGCGCGCcgttcgcctcctcggcCGCGACTTCCTTTGCGGCTTTccgcgcttctgcttctgggcttctcctgcttcctgtgtctctcgtctgtctcgcgcgCCTCTGGGTCCGAGGCCGAGTTCTCCGCTCGCGGCTCAGAGGGGTACACCGACAGCCTCGCATATGCGGAGCGTCTGTCGCTGAAAGCTCGTGAAAAGAAGGCCAGTTCTCCGACCAAGCTGGGGCACTCGGTGGCCGAGTCCGAGTCTGCAGCAGGCAGGGGGAAGCACCCACGACGAGACAAGCACCGGGAGCAAGCAGGCGCGGCCgcggacgagaaggagaggccgAGTACCGCACGacaacaaagagaagaagaagcagaagacacagaggcggAGCTCGCAGAAGACGTCGGtgccgcagacgcagaacagaagagagcaaaCGCAGAG GACGAGGTGAGAGTAGAGGACCTGGACGGACCGTCGCCTCCGATGACTCGTGACTATGTTCCACGAATCTCAAACCCATTTTTTGGTCAGTACTCGCGCATCACGAAAGGCAAACATCTCATCTATCCCTCTGGACTCCCCTACGTCTACGATGCTGTCAcacctccctcttcttcctctgcctctgcctctgccccCGCTTCCTCCGCTCAAGGCGCAACGGGGCGctgtgcgtttttcctctatGTACATCCGTTATATCCGACGTACACGAACTCCGGAGACCCAACGCGGGTGCCTGGGCCGAACGGCGGCGCCTACGAGTCTGCAAGTACGCTGTGGTACTGGCAGCTGCGCGAGTTGAAGCGCCGAGGAGAACACGATGCGGTTgtgctcttctttcctcactTCCACCCCCGGATGCTGTCTGTTGGGCGCCGCGTCAAGGCGCGGAGCGAGCGCGCGAGCGCGAAGATGTCCACGGCGCAGGGTGTTCGACAGCACGCAGGCTGGCTGGCGAGTCAGACGCGCGCCGTTCTGCAGTGGCTGGTCGAAGCGACTCCGgacgacggcgaagagagacgaagaccgGAGCTGCGCGGCCCGGCGAGCACGGAGTCCGTTGGGGACCTGccgcagaagacggaggTGCAGCCTGGGGACGAGGAAGTcgcagacgaggacgacgacgCGGGGGGCCTGCTGAGGGCCGCAGGACTCCTGGACTTGCAGGCGAAGTGTCGCGACTGGGaactcttctttctcgggTGGGGGACAGGGGGTTTGTCTCTGCGGGCGATGCTCTCCCTTGGCCTCCTCCTGTGGACGAACAAGGAAGAGTGGCTGGAGGAGGTGCtcagactgcatgcgttcttcgATCGCTGGGGCGCTACAAGGGAGCGGGAGTCAGAGAGctccgaagacgaagccgcgGAGCTTCCCAACTCTTCGCGCAGAGATCCGCCGCTCCACGCAGCGTTTCCGTCCACGAAGTCCCGAACGCTCGGAAGCCGACCGGAGCCCGACGCCTCAAAAGGCGAGTCCGAGGCGCGACGTGGAAGCAGTCAAGAGTCGCAGCCGTTAGCGGCGGATCCCGGCGCGGAGGCAAGCGCGTCGACGGCGGGGACGCCAGACGCCGCGAGCTTTGAAGGGCCGCCTGCCCGCGAGGTGCGAGTGCACCTGCGGACGGCCAGTTTCATCGGAGTTCCACACGGTGGAGTCGGCAGCCGAGTGGGGAAGAATGTCGGAATCGAGAAACTCGGGTGGACAAAGTGGGTGTTCAGTTTTGTGCCGCAGGGACTCCTCCGACTGCTCGGAAACACGACATACCGCCAAGAGTTGCTGCATGTCGACCCAGACCGCGTCCTCTGTTCGCTCGCccaggaggagaagcagaactACAGCTTCGCGGCGCGCGAAGGTTCGCTCCTCTCCTACTTCGACACGGTGCTCTTCTACGGCTTCCTCAACACCAAGTTCGACTTCCCGACGCTGAGTCAGCTGGGCCTCAGCGAGGAGTTGCTTCTGACCTCTGAAGCGGCCGAGCTGCTGCAGCACAATCTGGCGGCCCAGAGtcggttcttcttcgtggaCATGAGGCAGACGACGCTCAACAAAGTCGACGTCATGACATCGCCGCGGTTCGCCCCTCTGATCCTCGACCGAACTGCCTGCGGcacgctgtctccgcggaaCGTCTACAGCTTCGTGCTCAGGGTGCTGGAGGTCGTCAACGGACGGCAAACACCCCGGCGCTTCCTGCCGCGGCGGTACGTCGCCCTCAAAGGCAGCAACTTCTACGATACGCCCGACGACGCGTCCTCGTGGACGCGACTGCTGAGACACAAACGGAAACACGAAAACGCCGCAGCCGCCAGATTCGTGTACCTACACCAGGCAGTGCGCATGATGCAGCATGCAGACGCCCAAGACTTCCCCTTCGACGACGACCGGCATGACGCCATCGCGGGAGCTTGGTTCTACCGCAGAGCGTAG
- a CDS encoding hypothetical protein (encoded by transcript TGME49_204300~Predicted trans-membrane domain (TMHMM2.0):27-50) — translation MRRLRARDAESLACLDSRAGESSQCRRASSLAVSFCVFSLLPLFVILLGEASSVSPSSFVPVGEQDAVTVEAAEAPRERRRYVPRTSNPDFGREAPAIAGAPFILADDWPYIFDGVAPDGSASTVERTAGQEEGETIKGENERENKCAFFVWAHSLSPRPRAIVRDKEPIDWSELWYYYLRELQRRGDFDTLVLLAPDAHNRQDESISRLHAYAAWLARKMRLMLSFLLVDGREEAAVERELNAQTPGEKQHSKQLRARATGTLDGAEAVHPRLGRKSEQEAESLWEAGGEEGRAATVAALEVPPEPQGRQPAEQRPKREDAAAPEAGGGATPAELQWLAPLASRRWRKCSSVDLFLLGKGVGGLALRLLAAPSEELWGEASTEAEEKEILLFHDFLWRHMETVAAGRAAQRPQRSRKPTVSLRSVVTVNTPHAGVAGRPFARRSSFTEWMLRHAPSMARLASGRMLSLLFGAAFLKELWHGDADRLLCTLAQQEKRAYSQRRRTGSLLALADAVLFYGALDDRVRKSPASVLGIWDPALLNSVGLDFLARHTDDHNHYRFIDVAHSPSNALGVQQPKAGDGTQQPREAEEGLQASPRNGGEGRTNAGVHPQRPVIPRYHKNLLVYDSNVCKVLPRNKLFEATLQLLELINEHQQPVPFVPLRFGRLTNHAALFVDGDIVRRRGAFYFGKPRVNFDVNKWSLMHAAVRSLQTRAAIEETEFDNDKAIPPEAWFLPTRDQTRTWT, via the exons ATGAGGCGCCTCCGCGCCCGCGACGCGGAGTCGCTCGCGTGTCTGGACAGCCGCGCTGGAGAGAGCAGCCAGTGTCggcgcgcttcttcgctggctgtctcgttctgcgtcttttctctcctgcctctctttgtCATTCTCCTAGGTGaagcttcttctgtctctcccagCTCGTTTGTCCCAGTCGGCGAACAA GACGCCGTGACCGTGGAGGCGGCCGAAGCGCCCCGGGAGCGACGACGCTATGTGCCTAGGACCTCGAATCCAGACTTCGGAAGAGAAGCTCCGGCGATCGCCGGCGCGCCGTTCATCCTCGCGGACGACTGGCCGTACATCTTTGACGGAGTCGCGCCAGATGGCAGTGCCTCCACGGTCGAGAGAACGGCCGGGcaggaggaaggggagacgaTCAAAGGCGAAAACGAGCGCGAAAACAAATGCGCCTTTTTCGTCTGGGCCCACTCGCTGTCGCCGCGACCCAGAGCGATCGTCCGCGACAAGGAACCCATCGACTGGAGCGAGTTGTG GTACTACTACCTGCGAGAGCTCCAGCGGCGCGGCGACTTCGACACCCTGGTGCTGCTGGCGCCGGACGCACACAACCGCCAAGATGAAAGCATAagtcgtctgcatgcgtacgCCGCCTGGCTGGCTAGAAAGATGAGATTGATGCTGTCTTTCCTGCTCGTGGACGGCCGCGAAGAGGCCGCAGTTGAGAGGGAGTTGAACGCGCAGACGCCCGGCGAAAAGCAGCACTCTAAGCAGCTCCGAGCACGCGCGACTGGGACCCTCGACGGAGCGGAAGCCGTGCACCCGCGACTGGGCCGAAAGTCCGagcaggaggcagagagccTCTGGGAGGCAGGCGGCGAGGAGGGACGGGCGGCAACTGTCGCGGCTCTCGAGGTGCCTCCGGAGCCGCAGGGCCGTCAGCCGGCGGAGCAGCGGCCGAAGCGGGAGGACGCGGCGGCGCCGGAGGCCGGTGGGGGTGCGACGCCTGCAGAGCTGCAGTGGCTGGCGCCTCTCGCGAGTCGGCGGTGGCGCAAATGTTCGTCGGTCGACTTGTTTCTGCTTGGCAAAGGCGTCGGCGGCCTGGCACTGCGGCTGCTGGCGGCGCCGAGCGAGGAACTCTGGGGTGAGGCCTCgacggaggcggaggagaaggagattCTGCTTTTCCATGACTTCCTCTGGCGGCACATGGAGACGGTCGCTGCTGGTCGCGCGGCGCAGAGGCCTCAGCGGTCGAGGAAGCCGACGGTCAGTCTGCGTTCCGTGGTGACGGTGAACACTCCGCATGCAGGAGTCGCCGGTCGGCCCTTTGCGCGAAGGAGTTCCTTCACCGAGTGGATGTTGCGCCATGCGCCCTCCATGGCGAGGCTGGCCTCGGGACGCATGCTGagtctcctcttcggcgCGGCGTTTCTCAAGGAACTGTGGCATGGTGACGCGGACCGTCTGCTCTGCACACTCGCCCAGCAGGAGAAGCGCGCGTATTCGCAGCGACGCAGGACAGGGTCGCTGCTCGCGCTCGCGGACGCAGTGCTTTTCTACGGTGCCCTCGACGACCGAGTGAGGAAGTCGCCCGCCAGTGTCCTCGGCATCTGGGACCCGGCTCTCCTAAACTCCGTCGgcctcgacttcctcgccAGACACACGGACGACCACAACCATTACCGCTTCATCGACGTCGCACACTCTCCCAGCAATGCCCTCGGCGTCCAGCAGCCGAAGGCAGGAGACGGCACGCAGCAGCcgcgagaagctgaagaaggactGCAGGCTTCACCTCGCAATGGCGGTGAGGGCCGGACGAACGCGGGGGTCCACCCCCAGCGACCTGTGATTCCGCGCTACCACAAGAATCTCCTCGTGTACGACTCGAACGTCTGCAAAGTGCTGCCGAGAAACAAGTTGTTCGAGGCGACGCTCCAACTTCTGGAGTTGATCAACGAACACCAGCAACCTGTGCCATTCGTCCCTCTCAGGTTTGGGAGGCTGACGAACCACGCTGCGCTCTTCGTCGATGGAGACATCGTCAGACGGCGAGGCGCCTTCTACTTCGGGAAGCCCCGCGTCAACTTCGACGTCAACAAGTGGAGtttgatgcatgcagctgtgcGGAGTCTGCAGACGCGAGCTGCGATCGAAGAGACTGAATTTGACAATGACAAGGCCATTCCGCCCGAGGCCTGGTTCCTCCCCACTCGAGACCAAACGAGGACGTGGACTTAA